Below is a genomic region from Treponema sp. OMZ 798.
TTAAGCGCTCAAGCTCCGACTCTTCCGCAGCGGTTAAGCCTTTTAGGTTATTATTTTCTACAGAAAGCTTATCGGTGTTTGCATTAAAGATTGAATCAAGCCTCAGCAAGGTCTCATACACCTTTTCTAAAGCCGCTTCCGCCTTTTTCTTAGGCTCGGAGGTCAGGATACGTACCCTGCAAACCGTTCCAAGAGAAAACCATGTTTTAGAATATTCGCTTCGTGCAGGCGTACAAGAAAAAATAAGAAGAACTAAAAAAAAGAAAAAAAATTTTAAATGTTTAAGCATAAAAGAAAGGCCGATATCAATTGTCTTGTACTTTTTTTTGCTTTATTCCGTTTAAAATTAAATTTATACAAAGCCCTATTCCGCAGCAAACTATAAAAGAGTCGGCAGCGTTAAATGTAGGCCAGCGCTCCATGCCCAAAATACCGAAAAATTTTACATCTATAAAGTCTACAACACCTTCAGATCTAAAAAAACGGTCTATGAGGTTTCCGAAGCCTCCGCCTATTATGCCGCATATAAACCATCTTTGAGCCTTTGTCAATTCCGCCGATCTTAGATAGGCCCCGGTAAGGGCTACTAAGAGTAAAAATGGTAAAAAAACCAAGAATATCTTTCTTGGAATTTCTCCGAAACCGGCTCCAAGACTGAAGGCTGCCCCGGTATTGTATACAAGCCTTAAATTCAAAAGGTCTCCGATTACCGGAATAGCTTCATTTACGGACATATATTTTACAACTAAAATTTTAGTAACTTGGTCTACAATAATAACTATTGCAGTAAGCAAAAAAGGAAGATAATAATCTTTTTTATTATTCACAGGATCCTGCCTTATAATAC
It encodes:
- the lspA gene encoding signal peptidase II, encoding MNNKKDYYLPFLLTAIVIIVDQVTKILVVKYMSVNEAIPVIGDLLNLRLVYNTGAAFSLGAGFGEIPRKIFLVFLPFLLLVALTGAYLRSAELTKAQRWFICGIIGGGFGNLIDRFFRSEGVVDFIDVKFFGILGMERWPTFNAADSFIVCCGIGLCINLILNGIKQKKVQDN